The following proteins come from a genomic window of Pirellula staleyi DSM 6068:
- a CDS encoding valine--tRNA ligase → MTEFSPESLANRFDFAETQPRIYAEWETRGYFHAEPQIGKEPFAIVIPPPNVTGALHLGHALNNTLQDIQIRMKRMQGYVTLWVPGTDHAGIATQAVVERRLREEEGKTRHDLGREKLVERIWNWKAEYEKRILGQLKQMGCSCDWQRTRFTLDEVCATAVRRTFFDLFQKELIYRGKKLVNWDTFLQTAVSDDEVSQETVKGSFWQLRYAVINPQPGEPTHVTVATTRPETMLGDTAVAVHPEPAKALDAAEAELRARLEKAAAKDKEALEEQLKNIAERRTSMLPLLEQLAAMARDGRTLMLPLAEREIPLVGDVWAKPEMGSGCVKITPAHDPNDYDVGRRQKLPMINILTVDGKLNANAGAKYQGLTIKQARERVVADLDALGLLGDVEDREIELPHSDRSKTPIEPLLADQWFVRMDQLAQSAMDAVTDSRVKIVPPRYAKSYLDWLGEKRDWPVSRQLWWGHQIPIWSHRFATEQEATLWLAKLQGEFAEQKDAVSIQLEHNPEYAEGNGEIFGTLHVCLAKEDESLEKKIESLGFVREEDVLDTWFSSALWPHSTLGWPEKTSDLAFFYPTSVLITSRDIITLWVARMVLTGLNNMGEVPFREVFIHPKILDGYGETMSKSKGNGVDPNDIVAKFGADALRFGLTCLTTETQDVRMPVQFECPHCEALVDQTKKNRELPRVACTKCSKEFSTQWARKEEDQALPRAAVVSERFEVARNFSNKLWNAARFALINLKEYTPGSVLPEELAVEDRWLLSRLTTVTREVTEALQTYRYADAAKSIYDFAWDEFCSLYVEITKARLQDPEARPTAQRVLAHTLDTMLRLLHPMMPFLTEEIWQQLAKMAPVRGLREPAPAADWLIMAEWPRADLALQNPDMERRFSIFRAVLDALREIRSRQNIGMKNPIEFALKADADVATLLEPMAPYFRSMANATATHIGPAAEPPATHVGTAIASMQLFVDLKDFIDIGAEIAKNEQQLVKLAGLIKAKQSKLASEGFVSRAPANVVQAERDALAQLEQQLSSVENTLISLRAAKPK, encoded by the coding sequence ATGACTGAGTTTTCTCCCGAGTCGCTCGCCAATCGTTTCGACTTTGCCGAAACACAGCCTCGCATCTATGCCGAGTGGGAAACGCGCGGCTATTTCCACGCGGAACCGCAAATCGGTAAAGAACCGTTTGCCATTGTGATTCCGCCACCGAATGTCACTGGCGCTTTGCATCTGGGGCATGCCCTCAACAACACGCTGCAAGACATTCAAATTCGAATGAAGCGGATGCAAGGTTATGTCACGCTGTGGGTTCCCGGGACCGACCATGCTGGCATCGCCACGCAGGCAGTGGTGGAACGTCGTCTGCGCGAAGAAGAGGGAAAAACGCGTCACGACCTGGGTCGCGAAAAGTTGGTCGAGCGGATTTGGAACTGGAAAGCGGAGTACGAGAAACGCATTCTCGGCCAGTTGAAACAGATGGGGTGCAGCTGCGACTGGCAGCGGACTCGCTTCACGCTCGACGAGGTCTGCGCGACCGCGGTCCGGCGCACCTTCTTCGACCTGTTCCAAAAAGAGTTGATCTACCGCGGCAAGAAACTGGTGAACTGGGACACGTTTCTCCAGACGGCCGTGAGCGATGACGAAGTCTCTCAAGAAACGGTGAAGGGAAGTTTTTGGCAGCTGCGATATGCGGTCATTAACCCTCAGCCGGGCGAGCCTACGCATGTGACAGTGGCCACCACGCGCCCGGAAACGATGCTGGGTGATACGGCGGTGGCTGTGCATCCCGAACCAGCCAAAGCGCTCGATGCAGCAGAGGCCGAGCTTCGCGCACGTCTCGAAAAAGCTGCTGCGAAGGACAAAGAAGCTCTGGAAGAGCAGCTGAAAAATATCGCCGAGCGCCGGACGTCGATGCTTCCGCTCCTCGAGCAACTCGCCGCCATGGCGCGCGATGGTCGCACACTAATGCTGCCGCTAGCCGAGCGCGAAATTCCGCTCGTCGGCGATGTGTGGGCCAAGCCTGAAATGGGCTCCGGGTGCGTCAAAATCACTCCCGCTCACGACCCGAACGACTACGACGTCGGCCGCCGTCAAAAGCTGCCGATGATCAACATCCTGACCGTCGATGGCAAGCTCAATGCCAATGCTGGAGCGAAGTATCAAGGGCTCACGATCAAGCAAGCGCGCGAGCGAGTGGTCGCTGATCTCGATGCGCTCGGGCTGCTCGGTGATGTCGAAGATCGAGAAATCGAGCTGCCGCATAGCGATCGTAGCAAGACCCCCATCGAACCGCTGCTGGCCGATCAGTGGTTTGTGCGGATGGATCAGCTCGCGCAGTCCGCCATGGATGCCGTGACCGACAGCCGCGTGAAAATCGTTCCTCCTCGCTACGCTAAAAGCTACCTCGACTGGCTGGGCGAAAAACGAGACTGGCCGGTGAGTCGCCAACTCTGGTGGGGGCATCAGATTCCGATCTGGTCCCATCGATTTGCTACGGAGCAAGAGGCGACGCTTTGGCTTGCAAAACTCCAGGGAGAGTTTGCTGAGCAGAAGGATGCGGTTTCGATACAACTCGAGCACAACCCCGAGTATGCCGAGGGAAATGGAGAGATTTTTGGCACCTTGCATGTGTGCCTCGCGAAGGAAGATGAGTCGCTCGAGAAGAAAATCGAGTCGCTTGGATTTGTGCGTGAAGAAGATGTGCTCGACACCTGGTTCTCGTCGGCGCTCTGGCCGCATAGCACGCTCGGATGGCCTGAAAAAACGAGCGACCTTGCGTTCTTCTACCCCACGAGTGTGCTGATCACCAGCCGCGACATTATTACGTTGTGGGTGGCGCGCATGGTTCTTACGGGACTCAACAACATGGGGGAAGTGCCATTCCGCGAGGTCTTCATCCATCCGAAGATTCTCGATGGCTATGGCGAGACAATGAGCAAGAGCAAGGGGAACGGTGTCGACCCCAACGACATTGTGGCCAAGTTCGGCGCCGATGCGCTCCGCTTCGGCCTCACTTGCCTGACGACCGAAACGCAAGATGTGCGGATGCCGGTGCAGTTTGAATGCCCGCACTGCGAAGCGCTCGTCGATCAGACGAAGAAGAATCGCGAACTTCCCCGCGTCGCTTGCACAAAGTGCAGCAAAGAATTCTCGACGCAGTGGGCGCGTAAAGAAGAAGATCAAGCACTGCCTCGAGCTGCCGTAGTGAGCGAACGCTTTGAAGTGGCGCGCAACTTTAGTAACAAGCTCTGGAACGCCGCGCGATTTGCGCTTATCAATCTGAAGGAATACACACCTGGAAGTGTATTGCCCGAGGAACTTGCGGTGGAAGATCGCTGGCTCTTGTCGCGGCTCACTACGGTGACGCGTGAGGTGACCGAAGCACTGCAGACCTATCGTTATGCCGATGCGGCGAAGAGCATTTACGACTTCGCATGGGATGAATTCTGCAGCCTCTATGTCGAGATCACGAAGGCGCGATTGCAAGATCCCGAGGCGCGGCCCACTGCCCAGCGCGTGCTGGCGCATACGCTCGATACGATGCTCCGTTTGCTCCATCCGATGATGCCATTTTTGACCGAAGAGATCTGGCAACAACTCGCCAAGATGGCACCGGTGCGTGGGCTGCGTGAACCTGCACCTGCAGCCGATTGGCTAATAATGGCCGAGTGGCCACGCGCCGATTTGGCGCTACAAAACCCCGATATGGAACGTCGTTTTTCGATTTTCCGCGCGGTGCTCGATGCGCTGCGTGAAATTCGTTCGCGTCAGAATATCGGCATGAAAAACCCGATCGAATTCGCGCTCAAAGCAGATGCCGATGTCGCCACGCTGCTCGAACCGATGGCTCCCTATTTCCGCTCCATGGCCAACGCCACTGCCACCCACATTGGCCCCGCAGCGGAACCGCCAGCCACGCATGTGGGGACTGCCATTGCCTCGATGCAGCTGTTCGTCGACCTAAAGGATTTTATCGATATCGGGGCCGAAATCGCGAAAAACGAGCAGCAACTTGTTAAGCTGGCAGGGCTCATCAAGGCCAAGCAGTCGAAGCTCGCGAGCGAGGGATTTGTCAGCCGAGCACCAGCCAATGTGGTGCAAGCCGAGCGCGATGCGCTGGCACAACTCGAGCAGCAGCTGTCGAGCGTCGAGAACACCTTGATCTCGCTCCGCGCAGCGAAGCCGAAATAG
- the cimA gene encoding citramalate synthase, with protein sequence MRTIQIYDTTLRDGTQGEGVSLSLEDKLQIAARLDEIGIDFIEGGYPLSNPKDAEFFQRVRAMKFKTAKVCAFGMTRRKGVIAADDPGMKALVESHAPICTIVGKTSDFHVTEVLRVTLEENLAMIHDSIAYLVSQGREVFYDAEHFFDGSAANSDYALKTITTAAKAGAKMVILCDTNGGTMPEQIAERTRWAREALEPLGVQVGIHCHNDCELAVANSLSAVDAGAAQVQGTINGVGERCGNADLISVMANLGLKKKGYSILGGRGLTHLTELSRFVYETANLNMRSGQPFVGQSAFAHKGGMHVHAITRATSSYEHLDPELVGNERRILVSELSGRSNIAALTAKHNVSDDRELMDRILKQVVDLEASGWQFEAAGASFDLLVRRATGNFNSHFDRLKYHVGVSAANQGEPVTEASVKLNIRGQERYEVAEGDGPVNALDAALRKALAVEYPTLRDVQLIDYKVRVVNGQQGTAARIRVIIESADQHDVWGTVGVSENIIEASWLALVDAIEYKLCKDGVA encoded by the coding sequence ATGCGTACGATCCAGATCTACGACACCACGCTTCGCGATGGAACCCAGGGAGAAGGCGTGAGCCTTTCACTCGAGGACAAACTTCAAATTGCCGCGCGATTGGACGAGATCGGGATCGATTTTATTGAAGGTGGCTACCCCCTTTCGAACCCGAAAGATGCCGAGTTCTTTCAGCGCGTGCGTGCGATGAAATTCAAAACCGCGAAGGTATGTGCCTTCGGCATGACGCGCCGCAAAGGGGTGATCGCTGCCGACGATCCAGGTATGAAAGCGCTCGTCGAATCGCATGCCCCAATCTGCACGATTGTCGGCAAGACATCCGACTTTCATGTCACCGAAGTATTGCGCGTGACGCTCGAAGAAAACCTGGCGATGATTCACGACTCGATTGCGTACCTAGTGTCGCAGGGGCGCGAAGTCTTCTACGACGCCGAGCATTTTTTCGACGGCAGCGCTGCCAACAGCGACTACGCACTAAAAACCATCACGACAGCCGCCAAAGCGGGCGCGAAGATGGTGATTCTGTGCGATACCAATGGTGGCACTATGCCCGAGCAGATTGCCGAGCGGACGCGCTGGGCTCGCGAGGCACTCGAGCCGCTCGGAGTGCAAGTGGGAATCCATTGCCACAACGACTGTGAACTGGCGGTGGCCAATTCCCTCTCTGCGGTGGATGCCGGCGCTGCCCAAGTGCAAGGGACGATCAATGGCGTAGGTGAGCGCTGCGGCAACGCCGATCTTATCTCGGTGATGGCCAATCTGGGACTCAAGAAAAAGGGATACTCGATCCTCGGCGGCCGAGGTCTCACGCATCTCACCGAGTTGTCGCGATTTGTCTATGAAACTGCCAACCTGAATATGCGATCGGGGCAGCCTTTCGTCGGCCAAAGCGCATTTGCACATAAAGGTGGCATGCACGTTCATGCGATTACTCGCGCCACTTCGTCGTACGAACATCTCGATCCAGAACTAGTCGGTAACGAGCGGCGCATCTTGGTGAGCGAACTGTCGGGCCGCTCGAACATCGCTGCGCTTACCGCCAAACATAACGTTTCCGATGATCGCGAGTTGATGGACCGCATTCTCAAGCAGGTAGTCGACCTCGAAGCGAGTGGCTGGCAATTTGAAGCAGCAGGGGCTTCGTTCGATCTGCTTGTTCGTCGTGCCACTGGCAACTTCAATTCGCACTTCGACCGCCTTAAATACCACGTCGGGGTTTCCGCCGCGAACCAAGGGGAACCGGTCACGGAAGCTTCCGTAAAACTGAACATTCGGGGGCAAGAGCGTTACGAAGTGGCCGAAGGAGATGGCCCGGTGAACGCTCTGGATGCCGCACTTCGTAAAGCACTCGCAGTCGAGTACCCGACGCTTCGCGATGTGCAATTGATCGACTACAAGGTGCGCGTGGTAAACGGACAGCAAGGGACCGCTGCTCGCATCCGCGTGATCATCGAGTCGGCCGATCAGCACGATGTTTGGGGAACCGTTGGTGTGAGCGAAAACATCATCGAGGCAAGTTGGCTCGCGCTGGTCGATGCCATCGAGTACAAACTTTGTAAAGATGGTGTGGCTTAG
- a CDS encoding M42 family metallopeptidase — protein sequence MEPVAYDFLRKLLDTPSPSGYERPIQDVVRSYVRDFADSVSTDLHGNVIAAKNPGAARRVMFAGHCDQIGMLVTHINENGFIYAQTIGGWDAQQLIGQRMVIWTAEGPVPAVISRKPIHLLSDEERKSVVKLDDLWLDIGARNKAEVAGIIKIGDPVTLELKYTEMRNKLASSPAMDNKVGLWVCIEALRRASQQNLQVGVFAVSTVCEEIGLRGAQTSAFGVDPHIGIAVDVTHATDCPTIDKRQQGDIALGSGPVIFRGPNMNPVVTAKLLSLAQEKMIPHQISASGRAVPNDANALQVNRAGVATGLVSIPNRYMHSAVEMVSLEDIDQAADLLAAFVISLEGTEDFTP from the coding sequence ATGGAGCCTGTCGCCTACGATTTCCTCCGCAAGTTGCTCGATACACCCAGCCCTAGTGGTTATGAGCGTCCGATTCAGGATGTGGTTCGGAGTTATGTCCGCGACTTTGCCGACAGTGTCTCGACCGACCTGCACGGAAATGTGATTGCCGCGAAGAATCCGGGGGCGGCTCGCCGCGTGATGTTCGCCGGTCACTGCGACCAAATCGGCATGCTGGTGACCCATATCAACGAAAACGGATTTATCTATGCGCAAACCATTGGAGGCTGGGATGCTCAGCAGCTGATTGGCCAGCGGATGGTGATTTGGACCGCCGAGGGGCCCGTTCCGGCCGTCATCAGCCGCAAGCCGATCCACTTACTCTCCGACGAGGAACGCAAAAGTGTCGTGAAACTCGACGATTTGTGGCTCGATATTGGGGCACGAAACAAGGCAGAAGTGGCTGGAATCATTAAAATCGGCGATCCGGTGACGCTGGAGCTGAAGTACACCGAGATGCGAAACAAACTCGCCAGCAGCCCGGCGATGGACAACAAAGTGGGTCTGTGGGTCTGTATTGAAGCTCTGCGGCGCGCCAGTCAGCAGAACTTGCAGGTGGGTGTTTTCGCGGTCTCGACCGTGTGCGAAGAAATTGGCTTGCGAGGGGCTCAGACGTCGGCTTTCGGAGTCGATCCGCACATTGGTATCGCGGTCGACGTGACCCATGCGACCGATTGCCCCACGATCGACAAGCGTCAGCAGGGTGATATTGCCCTGGGGAGTGGTCCGGTCATTTTCCGTGGCCCGAACATGAATCCTGTCGTCACGGCGAAACTGCTGAGCCTCGCCCAGGAGAAGATGATTCCCCACCAAATTTCGGCCAGCGGCCGAGCAGTGCCAAACGATGCCAACGCCCTGCAAGTCAATCGCGCTGGCGTAGCGACCGGACTTGTGAGCATTCCCAATCGCTACATGCATTCGGCTGTTGAAATGGTTTCGCTCGAGGATATTGACCAGGCGGCTGACCTACTGGCAGCGTTTGTAATTTCCCTCGAAGGAACTGAGGACTTTACACCCTAG
- a CDS encoding TMEM43 family protein — translation MGVISNDSWFSNIISAVLGVFVAPVVGLIAVVVLFWNEGNYLYTALSLDAAEKVVQTVDGAAKLPANEGKLVHVSGKMSSDMPLVDEQFGVGGDVARMRRIVEMYQWVEHEHTRTKKKLGGGTRRVTEYEYKMEWVEGVEDSRNFYDATHVNPTSIPFTSDVKQASSVRLGGFVIGDEQLDKLSYKPLALTSQTFTGVPPGVTPKPVPTGSELYVPVEWTSFGRESVQPPKASKEAPQEEEMPVNCGADPAAESAPEVTPEAAPTEPATEAAPQPEAAPVDMPSEEPQDLSPSRLNEPQVGDVRIRFEAIPLDDVTVVAKQEGEALVDFIPELRNARPIMLVDEGVHTTKVMFDNARTQNTMMLWITRVIGGILVFAGTFMVLRPLKVFADFIPMIGSIVGFGIFVVALFVSGGLTVMIIGVAWVYYRPLIGCLILLLGALIFGGLIYLIRASSSKNKPIMATVGPDQPIILN, via the coding sequence ATGGGCGTCATTTCGAATGATTCGTGGTTCTCCAACATCATTTCAGCGGTACTGGGCGTATTTGTCGCGCCCGTCGTTGGATTGATTGCGGTCGTCGTCTTGTTCTGGAACGAAGGCAACTACCTTTACACAGCGCTCAGTTTGGATGCTGCTGAAAAGGTGGTGCAAACGGTCGACGGCGCCGCCAAACTCCCTGCTAACGAAGGGAAGCTGGTGCATGTCTCGGGAAAAATGTCTAGCGACATGCCGCTTGTGGATGAACAGTTTGGCGTGGGTGGGGATGTCGCACGTATGCGGCGGATTGTGGAAATGTATCAATGGGTCGAGCACGAGCACACACGCACCAAAAAGAAGCTGGGTGGTGGTACGCGGCGAGTCACCGAGTACGAATATAAAATGGAATGGGTCGAGGGAGTCGAGGACTCACGGAATTTCTACGACGCCACGCATGTGAACCCCACCTCAATCCCATTTACTTCGGACGTCAAGCAGGCCAGCAGTGTGCGGCTGGGTGGCTTTGTGATCGGCGATGAACAACTCGATAAACTCAGCTATAAGCCCCTGGCTCTGACGAGCCAGACGTTCACCGGTGTTCCCCCCGGGGTTACACCCAAGCCAGTCCCCACGGGATCTGAGCTCTATGTTCCGGTGGAATGGACATCGTTTGGTCGTGAATCGGTGCAGCCCCCGAAAGCCTCGAAAGAGGCTCCACAGGAAGAAGAAATGCCTGTGAACTGTGGCGCTGATCCCGCTGCTGAATCGGCTCCCGAAGTCACCCCTGAAGCAGCTCCCACTGAGCCAGCAACAGAGGCCGCCCCACAACCCGAAGCTGCGCCCGTTGATATGCCGAGCGAAGAGCCTCAGGACTTGTCGCCGTCGCGTTTGAACGAACCGCAAGTTGGTGATGTGCGCATTCGCTTCGAAGCGATCCCACTCGACGATGTGACCGTGGTCGCCAAGCAAGAGGGAGAAGCACTCGTCGATTTCATCCCAGAGCTTCGTAACGCCAGGCCGATCATGCTGGTCGACGAAGGGGTCCACACGACGAAGGTGATGTTCGACAATGCTCGCACTCAAAACACCATGATGCTCTGGATTACACGTGTGATCGGCGGCATTTTGGTTTTCGCTGGCACATTCATGGTGCTTCGTCCTCTCAAGGTGTTTGCTGACTTCATTCCGATGATCGGCAGCATTGTCGGCTTCGGCATTTTTGTCGTGGCACTGTTCGTCTCGGGAGGCTTGACGGTGATGATCATCGGCGTTGCTTGGGTCTATTATCGCCCACTCATCGGCTGTCTCATCTTGCTGCTTGGAGCCCT